One part of the Candidatus Aquiluna sp. UB-MaderosW2red genome encodes these proteins:
- a CDS encoding type II toxin-antitoxin system death-on-curing family toxin, producing the protein MTVYLDLEDALEQIAFLGFRVKDIGLLDSALARPKTSLFGEDAYPDLSTKAAAMMHSLIKNRPLMDGNKRTGWLLFVSFIAANGYLHDMTSDEAFDMTIGLATDALTLEMAAKIIKSHLVPRPGAF; encoded by the coding sequence GTGACCGTCTACCTCGATCTTGAGGACGCACTAGAACAAATCGCGTTTCTAGGCTTTCGAGTCAAAGATATCGGCCTTTTAGATTCTGCTTTGGCAAGGCCAAAGACCTCTTTATTTGGAGAAGACGCCTATCCGGACCTGTCCACCAAGGCCGCCGCCATGATGCACTCACTCATAAAAAATCGTCCATTGATGGACGGGAACAAGAGAACTGGCTGGTTGCTGTTTGTCTCTTTTATCGCAGCTAATGGCTACCTGCACGATATGACGAGCGACGAAGCCTTCGACATGACAATTGGCCTAGCCACGGATGCCCTGACCTTGGAAATGGCCGCGAAAATAATTAAAAGTCACTTGGTGCCGCGACCAGGTGCATTTTGA
- a CDS encoding SulP family inorganic anion transporter, which yields MKNLKTQFALLFKATDPRYRPRPSVKEALRNPKILLREVLAGLVVALALIPEAISFSILAGVDPRVGLFSSFVMAITTSILGGRPAMISAATGAVALVIAPVARDYGLDYFLATVVLAGIFQLLLAAMGAAKLMRFIPRSVMIGFVNSLAILIFLAQLPHLLGVPLAVYFLVALGILVMVFMPKLTRVIPAPLVAIVLVTAIVLLTAIQVPRVGDEGELPQTLPELLIPDVPINLETFNIIAPYALAMALVGLLESLMTAKLVDEITDTHSHKTRESFAQGVGNVLSGIFGGMGGCAMIGQTMINVKASGARTRISTFLAGVFLLLLVVGLGDLVAQVPMAALVAVMVMVSVGTFNWHSILPKTLARMPKSETAVMLATVAVVVYSHNLAIGVIVGVVFAMVAFARRVAHFASVTRTVGGSGQTAAALYTVEGELFFASSNDLTTMFEYSEDPKNIVIDVTNSHFWDASTIAAIDSITEKYEGLGKSVYIRGMNEASKKLHTRLAGTFMNE from the coding sequence ATGAAGAATCTTAAAACTCAGTTCGCTCTGCTATTTAAAGCAACCGATCCCAGGTACCGGCCAAGGCCCAGTGTTAAAGAGGCCCTTAGAAACCCAAAGATCTTGCTCAGGGAGGTGCTCGCAGGGCTCGTCGTGGCCCTTGCCTTGATACCAGAGGCAATCTCATTCAGCATCTTGGCTGGGGTTGACCCAAGGGTGGGGCTCTTCTCTTCGTTTGTAATGGCAATCACAACTTCAATTTTGGGTGGCCGGCCGGCTATGATTTCGGCTGCCACTGGAGCGGTTGCGCTGGTGATTGCCCCGGTGGCAAGAGATTACGGCCTAGATTATTTTTTGGCCACCGTAGTTCTGGCCGGTATTTTTCAGTTATTACTCGCGGCAATGGGTGCGGCAAAGCTCATGCGCTTTATCCCGCGCAGCGTGATGATCGGCTTTGTTAATTCGCTAGCCATTTTGATTTTCTTGGCGCAATTACCGCACCTTTTAGGGGTTCCGCTAGCGGTCTATTTCTTGGTCGCACTTGGAATCTTGGTGATGGTGTTCATGCCAAAACTGACCAGGGTGATTCCAGCTCCCCTGGTGGCCATTGTTTTGGTCACGGCCATCGTGCTTCTGACTGCGATTCAGGTTCCGAGAGTGGGCGATGAGGGAGAGCTACCCCAGACCCTCCCTGAATTACTGATTCCAGATGTGCCAATAAACCTGGAAACCTTCAACATCATCGCCCCGTATGCCCTGGCCATGGCCTTGGTTGGGCTACTGGAGTCGCTGATGACCGCAAAGTTGGTTGATGAAATAACCGATACCCACTCGCACAAGACCAGGGAGTCATTTGCTCAAGGAGTAGGAAACGTACTTTCGGGCATCTTTGGGGGAATGGGTGGCTGCGCAATGATTGGCCAGACCATGATTAACGTCAAGGCCTCCGGCGCCCGAACCAGAATCTCGACTTTCCTAGCGGGTGTGTTTTTACTCTTGCTGGTGGTGGGGCTCGGCGACTTAGTTGCCCAGGTTCCAATGGCGGCACTTGTTGCCGTGATGGTGATGGTTTCGGTCGGAACCTTCAATTGGCACAGCATTTTGCCTAAGACTCTGGCGAGAATGCCAAAGTCGGAGACTGCGGTCATGCTGGCCACCGTCGCGGTTGTGGTTTATAGCCACAACCTAGCTATTGGCGTAATAGTGGGTGTGGTGTTTGCAATGGTTGCCTTTGCCAGAAGGGTTGCCCACTTCGCCAGTGTCACAAGAACCGTTGGCGGCTCGGGGCAAACTGCTGCAGCTTTATACACCGTAGAAGGCGAGCTATTTTTCGCATCAAGCAATGATTTGACCACGATGTTTGAATATTCCGAGGACCCCAAGAACATTGTGATTGATGTCACCAACTCCCACTTCTGGGATGCTTCAACGATTGCGGCTATTGATTCGATAACAGAAAAGTACGAAGGCTTGGGCAAGAGCGTCTACATCAGAGGCATGAACGAAGCCAGCAAAAAACTCCACACACGACTTGCAGGAACGTTCATGAACGAATAG
- the gcvH gene encoding glycine cleavage system protein GcvH: protein MGNPTHLSYTKEHEWVLVEGDVATIGITKYAADALGEIVYVDLPKLGSSTTHMKICGEIESTKSVGELYAPMDGEVVGANTALSNAPDLVNSDPYGEGWLVKIKFTALPELMTASDYDALVGD from the coding sequence TTGGGAAATCCGACACACCTCAGTTACACCAAAGAGCACGAGTGGGTTCTGGTCGAAGGCGATGTGGCAACCATCGGCATTACTAAATATGCCGCAGATGCCCTCGGTGAGATTGTTTATGTAGACCTTCCGAAACTCGGCTCTAGCACAACCCATATGAAAATTTGTGGCGAAATCGAATCCACCAAATCTGTTGGAGAGCTCTACGCCCCGATGGATGGCGAAGTGGTTGGTGCCAATACTGCACTTTCGAATGCTCCCGATTTGGTTAATAGCGACCCTTATGGCGAGGGTTGGTTGGTGAAGATAAAATTCACGGCCCTACCTGAGCTAATGACCGCGAGTGACTACGACGCATTGGTTGGAGACTAA
- the purD gene encoding phosphoribosylamine--glycine ligase produces MKILLLGSGAREHAIIKALIRTGSEAGSIICAPGNDLIALEVEIKAGIDPNNTFEVASLALEEAVDLVVIGPEAPLVLGVADALRSQGIAVFGPDQAAAALEGSKNFAKEIMAQADIPTGMANKCSTLEEVAAALDDFGAPYVVKADGLAAGKGVIVTQDRELALEHAAKFIHDGILVEEFLDGQEVSLFFLSDGKTVMPLSPAQDYKRAFDNDEGPNTGGMGAYSPVPWLPEGFVEEITKRVAEPTIIEMAKRGTPFVGLLYCGLILTERGTKVIEFNARFGDPETQVVLRRLQTNLADLLMRAATGKLDVGPVAEFSDYCAVTVVLASEGYPNSVAEVREVTGIAQAEAIDDVEVCKAGPIGRVLSVVGYAQGFQEARTLAYEGMARIHLAGGHFRNDIGLKVSH; encoded by the coding sequence ATGAAAATCCTCCTCCTTGGCTCAGGAGCTAGAGAGCACGCCATCATCAAGGCGCTTATCAGAACTGGCAGTGAGGCCGGAAGCATTATTTGTGCTCCAGGCAACGATTTGATTGCTTTAGAGGTGGAGATCAAGGCGGGGATTGACCCAAATAACACCTTCGAAGTGGCCTCCCTCGCCCTTGAGGAAGCAGTGGATTTAGTTGTAATTGGCCCGGAGGCACCCCTGGTATTAGGGGTTGCCGATGCCCTTAGGTCCCAGGGCATCGCGGTCTTTGGACCCGATCAGGCGGCGGCTGCACTTGAGGGCAGCAAAAACTTTGCTAAAGAAATCATGGCCCAGGCCGATATCCCAACCGGAATGGCCAATAAGTGCAGCACTCTGGAAGAGGTCGCCGCGGCACTGGATGACTTTGGCGCGCCGTATGTTGTGAAGGCCGACGGGTTAGCTGCGGGCAAGGGAGTTATTGTCACACAGGATAGGGAGCTGGCTCTCGAGCACGCAGCCAAATTCATCCACGATGGCATTTTGGTTGAAGAGTTTTTGGATGGCCAAGAGGTGAGCCTGTTCTTTTTGTCTGATGGCAAAACAGTGATGCCGCTATCTCCAGCCCAGGACTATAAACGAGCGTTTGATAATGATGAAGGACCGAACACCGGAGGCATGGGGGCATACTCTCCCGTCCCCTGGCTTCCCGAAGGCTTCGTCGAAGAGATAACGAAAAGAGTGGCGGAGCCCACAATTATCGAAATGGCCAAAAGGGGCACCCCGTTTGTGGGATTGCTTTACTGTGGGCTAATTCTCACCGAACGCGGCACCAAGGTTATTGAATTCAATGCAAGATTTGGTGACCCAGAGACTCAGGTCGTATTGCGCAGATTGCAAACCAACCTGGCCGATCTTTTAATGCGAGCCGCCACTGGCAAATTAGACGTCGGCCCGGTTGCCGAGTTTTCAGATTATTGCGCGGTGACGGTGGTGCTGGCGTCGGAAGGGTATCCCAATTCAGTTGCCGAAGTTCGTGAGGTCACAGGGATTGCCCAAGCGGAAGCAATTGATGATGTTGAGGTCTGCAAGGCTGGCCCAATCGGCCGAGTGCTCTCGGTGGTGGGATATGCACAAGGCTTCCAAGAGGCTCGCACGCTGGCCTATGAGGGCATGGCGAGAATCCATTTAGCAGGCGGTCACTTCCGGAACGACATAGGTCTGAAGGTGAGTCACTAA
- a CDS encoding phosphoribosylaminoimidazolesuccinocarboxamide synthase, translating into MEIPGFRHIYSGKVRELYEPINPDFSHLVLIIATDRVSAFDHILEPEIPGKGENLTALTNFWFDYLEDKNHRSSELEVPEYLAGRGMIAKRLQMYPIECVVRGYLSGSGWLEYQESGGVCGIELPAGLQFGDRLPHPIFTPAFKAAQGDHDENISFEKTIELVGAAIAEQLRDASISIFIKASQKAARAGIILADTKFEFGNDPKTNLLTLGDEVLTPDSSRYWSKELFDQGIRNQSFDKQIIRNWLSANWDKSGTPPALPSEIVQETASQYELLKKLITSVS; encoded by the coding sequence TTGGAGATTCCCGGCTTTAGACATATATATTCAGGCAAGGTTAGGGAACTATACGAGCCAATAAACCCAGATTTTTCGCACTTGGTTTTGATTATTGCAACCGACCGAGTCAGCGCATTCGACCACATTTTGGAGCCAGAAATTCCTGGCAAAGGAGAAAACCTAACCGCCCTCACAAACTTCTGGTTCGATTATTTAGAAGATAAAAATCACCGCTCGAGTGAGCTCGAGGTGCCCGAGTATCTGGCGGGCCGCGGCATGATCGCTAAGCGCCTGCAGATGTATCCGATTGAGTGCGTGGTGCGCGGCTACCTATCGGGTTCCGGTTGGTTGGAATACCAAGAATCAGGAGGGGTTTGTGGCATTGAGCTACCCGCGGGCCTGCAGTTTGGCGACCGGCTCCCGCACCCAATCTTCACCCCCGCCTTCAAGGCAGCCCAGGGCGATCACGATGAGAATATATCGTTTGAGAAAACCATTGAGCTGGTAGGTGCCGCGATTGCAGAGCAGCTAAGAGACGCCAGCATCTCGATATTTATCAAAGCCAGCCAAAAAGCGGCACGCGCCGGGATAATTTTGGCCGATACCAAGTTTGAGTTTGGAAATGACCCGAAGACCAACTTATTGACCCTGGGAGATGAGGTGCTTACCCCCGACTCATCAAGATACTGGTCCAAGGAGCTCTTTGATCAGGGCATTAGAAACCAGAGCTTCGATAAGCAAATCATTAGAAACTGGCTGTCGGCGAATTGGGATAAATCCGGCACTCCACCGGCATTACCAAGTGAGATTGTGCAAGAAACTGCCAGTCAGTATGAGCTTCTCAAAAAATTAATAACCTCAGTTTCCTAA
- a CDS encoding aldehyde dehydrogenase family protein, which translates to MKTVNPATEETEFEVDLHTPQEVEARLKLAQEAHETLRAMSFSERAVLMMAAADIIEAEVEATAIILTREMGKPISQSRGEVLKCAKNMRFYAAKSEEFLAPQKLADPSQVGASSAMGIWQPLGVVLAVMPWNFPLWQVIRFAAPALMAGNSGVLKHASNVPQTALYLDDLFTRAGFPKGAFSTLMISASSVAAVIDDWRIRAVTLTGSEPAGRAVAAQAGGQIKPSVMELGGSDAFIVTSNADVEAAAAIAVTARINNNGQSCVAGKRFLVFADVYDQFLESFVAKMKALKMGDPLDETTQLGPLATKNGKRDIIELVEDAKSKGARILCGGETPEGPGYFYPATVIDQLTDDMKLVMEEAFGPVASVYRVANKEEAIKIANQTTFGLSSAIWSQDASEQDYFIEHLAAGAVFVNGMTVSYPELAFGGIKDSGFGRELSDAGIKEFCNLKTVWKA; encoded by the coding sequence ATGAAGACTGTAAACCCTGCCACCGAAGAAACAGAGTTCGAGGTTGATCTGCACACACCTCAAGAGGTTGAGGCCCGCTTGAAATTGGCCCAAGAGGCTCACGAAACACTTCGTGCCATGAGCTTCTCCGAGCGTGCGGTTTTGATGATGGCGGCTGCAGACATAATCGAAGCTGAGGTTGAAGCAACCGCAATCATCCTGACTCGTGAAATGGGTAAGCCCATATCTCAATCCAGGGGTGAGGTCTTGAAGTGTGCGAAAAACATGCGCTTCTATGCTGCGAAATCTGAAGAATTTTTGGCGCCCCAGAAATTAGCAGATCCTTCCCAAGTCGGAGCAAGTTCAGCCATGGGAATTTGGCAGCCACTGGGAGTCGTGTTGGCCGTAATGCCCTGGAACTTTCCGCTCTGGCAAGTGATCAGGTTTGCTGCTCCCGCCCTAATGGCGGGTAACTCGGGGGTTTTGAAGCACGCTTCTAACGTGCCCCAAACTGCCCTTTACCTAGATGACCTGTTCACCCGCGCCGGTTTTCCAAAGGGTGCTTTTTCAACCCTAATGATTTCGGCTTCTTCGGTTGCCGCAGTAATTGATGACTGGAGAATTAGAGCCGTAACCCTCACCGGGTCAGAGCCTGCGGGACGCGCGGTTGCGGCCCAAGCCGGCGGTCAAATAAAGCCATCGGTTATGGAACTTGGGGGCTCGGACGCTTTTATTGTGACATCGAATGCGGACGTGGAAGCGGCTGCTGCCATCGCCGTGACGGCTCGAATCAATAACAATGGGCAGTCTTGCGTAGCCGGAAAACGCTTTTTAGTATTTGCAGATGTTTACGACCAGTTTCTCGAGAGTTTTGTGGCGAAGATGAAGGCCCTAAAGATGGGCGACCCCCTTGATGAAACCACTCAGCTTGGACCCCTTGCTACCAAAAATGGCAAGAGAGACATCATCGAGCTAGTGGAGGACGCCAAGTCCAAGGGTGCCAGGATATTGTGCGGAGGTGAGACTCCCGAGGGTCCCGGTTACTTCTACCCCGCAACAGTTATTGATCAGCTCACCGATGACATGAAGTTGGTCATGGAAGAGGCTTTTGGTCCAGTGGCAAGCGTTTATCGAGTCGCAAATAAAGAGGAGGCAATCAAGATTGCCAACCAAACCACCTTTGGACTCTCCTCTGCAATCTGGAGCCAGGATGCTTCAGAGCAGGATTACTTTATTGAGCACCTTGCAGCTGGAGCGGTATTTGTGAACGGAATGACCGTCTCGTACCCCGAATTAGCTTTTGGTGGTATCAAGGATTCAGGCTTTGGGCGAGAGTTATCGGATGCCGGGATAAAGGAGTTCTGCAACCTGAAGACGGTTTGGAAGGCTTAG
- the gcvP gene encoding aminomethyl-transferring glycine dehydrogenase, whose translation MTQQHHQFQFRHIGPNASEQQEMLDYLGMASLAELMEKALPEAIHYRGASLLPEAISEDDALGRLHEIASKNRITQSFMGLGYYGTRTPGVIKRNVLENPSWYTAYTPYQPEISQGRLEALINYQTMVTELTGMKTSNASMLDESTAVVEAMMIAKRSAASESNVFFADSDLFPQTKALLEHRAEPLGIVIRYFDAANNQELDEECFGAVVQYPGASGRIVEFENLFAKVHEFGGLAIATADLMALTLITPPGEKGADVVCGTTQRFGIPMGFGGPHAGYLAVREKLERTMPGRLVGVSVDAEGAPAYRLTLQTREQHIRREKATSNICTAQVLLAVMAGMYAVYHGPKNLKAIALEIHHKTSALAKVLVEVGLELEHSHFFDTIRVLTPNANEFYEAARQKDLTMLLVDDEILGISVDESTSWHHLAELAAAFGARAPRGEDATDQLKSHRQSAYLEHPVFNTHHSETGMMRYLKRLADFDYALDRGMIPLGSCTMKLNSVTEMEAVTWPEFANLHPFAPAEDTQGYMELITELSSWLSDITGYEAVSLQPNAGSQGELAGLLAIRGYHRSRGDFQRSICLIPSSAHGTNAASAVLAGMDVVVVQCDEDGNVDFHDLTRNIAEAGDRLAALMITYPSTHGVYEEAVVEICDLVHSAGGQVYIDGANTNAVVGYAKFGDFGGDVSHLNLHKTFCIPHGGGGPGVGPVVARSHLQEFLPGHSMAQAELPKYGPVSGAPFGSASILPISWAYVQMMGNEGLMNATAVAVLSANYVAKKLADAFPLLYTGKNGLIAHEAIIDIRPLQNEAGVGNDDVAKRLIDYGFHAPTMSFPVSGTLMIEPTESEPKQEIDRFIDAMLAIRAEAQKVQDGDWPKDNNPLVNAPHTASQMAGEWDHPYTRQEAVYPAGAEPKGKYWPPVRRIDGAFGDRNLTCTCPPIESFITTPSRISSS comes from the coding sequence GTGACTCAGCAGCATCACCAATTCCAGTTTCGCCACATCGGTCCAAATGCGTCAGAGCAGCAAGAAATGCTCGATTATCTGGGCATGGCTTCACTCGCGGAGCTAATGGAGAAGGCCCTGCCCGAAGCGATTCACTATCGCGGTGCAAGTTTGCTACCGGAGGCCATAAGTGAGGACGATGCTTTAGGCCGTCTGCACGAAATTGCCAGCAAAAACCGCATCACACAGAGTTTTATGGGCTTGGGTTATTACGGCACCAGAACCCCCGGGGTGATTAAGCGCAACGTCTTAGAGAACCCGAGTTGGTACACCGCCTACACCCCCTACCAGCCAGAAATTAGTCAGGGTCGACTAGAGGCGCTAATCAACTATCAAACCATGGTCACCGAACTCACCGGCATGAAGACCTCGAACGCTTCGATGCTTGATGAGTCAACCGCAGTGGTTGAGGCCATGATGATTGCAAAGCGCTCAGCGGCCTCGGAATCCAACGTGTTTTTTGCAGACTCAGATCTTTTCCCTCAAACCAAGGCGCTTTTGGAGCACCGTGCTGAACCACTTGGCATCGTAATTCGCTACTTTGATGCGGCCAATAACCAAGAGCTCGATGAAGAGTGCTTTGGGGCGGTTGTGCAGTATCCGGGAGCCTCTGGTCGAATCGTTGAATTTGAAAACCTCTTTGCCAAAGTCCACGAATTTGGCGGGCTGGCAATCGCCACCGCCGACCTAATGGCGCTGACCCTGATTACTCCCCCGGGAGAAAAGGGTGCCGATGTGGTTTGCGGAACCACCCAGAGATTCGGAATTCCAATGGGCTTCGGAGGGCCGCACGCCGGCTACCTGGCGGTTCGCGAGAAACTAGAGCGCACCATGCCCGGTCGCCTAGTCGGGGTATCGGTGGATGCTGAAGGAGCCCCGGCATACCGCCTAACCTTGCAAACTAGAGAACAACACATCAGGCGCGAAAAGGCCACTTCAAACATTTGCACGGCGCAAGTCCTGCTGGCCGTAATGGCTGGCATGTATGCGGTTTATCACGGCCCAAAAAACCTAAAAGCAATCGCGCTTGAAATTCACCATAAAACCAGCGCCCTGGCCAAGGTCCTAGTAGAAGTCGGGCTTGAGCTTGAACACAGCCATTTCTTCGACACGATTCGAGTTCTCACCCCAAATGCCAACGAGTTCTATGAGGCCGCCAGACAAAAAGATTTGACCATGCTCTTGGTTGATGATGAGATCCTGGGCATTTCGGTAGACGAATCAACTTCTTGGCATCACCTAGCCGAACTCGCCGCCGCATTTGGTGCTCGCGCTCCAAGGGGAGAAGATGCCACCGACCAGCTAAAGAGCCACCGTCAGTCGGCCTATCTCGAGCACCCAGTATTCAACACTCACCATTCTGAAACCGGCATGATGCGCTACCTCAAGCGCTTAGCCGACTTCGACTACGCACTTGATCGCGGAATGATTCCGCTTGGCTCCTGCACCATGAAGCTCAACTCGGTCACCGAGATGGAAGCAGTTACCTGGCCAGAATTCGCCAACCTTCACCCGTTTGCTCCGGCCGAAGACACCCAAGGCTACATGGAACTCATCACCGAGCTCTCGAGCTGGCTCAGCGACATCACCGGCTACGAGGCAGTGTCACTTCAGCCAAACGCTGGAAGTCAGGGTGAGCTTGCCGGCCTACTGGCAATCCGCGGCTACCACCGCTCACGTGGTGATTTCCAAAGAAGCATCTGCCTAATTCCTTCCAGCGCCCACGGCACCAATGCCGCGAGCGCCGTATTGGCTGGAATGGACGTTGTGGTTGTGCAGTGTGATGAAGACGGCAACGTGGACTTTCATGACCTCACAAGAAACATTGCCGAGGCTGGCGACAGACTCGCAGCGCTAATGATCACCTACCCATCAACCCACGGCGTTTACGAAGAGGCAGTAGTTGAGATCTGCGATTTGGTTCACTCCGCAGGGGGCCAGGTCTACATCGACGGCGCTAATACCAACGCGGTGGTCGGCTATGCGAAGTTTGGCGATTTTGGTGGAGATGTTTCGCACCTAAATCTCCACAAAACCTTCTGCATCCCGCACGGCGGTGGTGGACCCGGTGTTGGTCCGGTAGTTGCAAGAAGTCACCTGCAAGAATTCCTTCCCGGCCATTCAATGGCCCAAGCCGAATTACCGAAATACGGCCCGGTCTCTGGTGCTCCCTTTGGTTCTGCAAGCATCCTCCCGATCTCCTGGGCCTATGTCCAGATGATGGGGAATGAGGGACTGATGAATGCAACCGCGGTCGCCGTTCTGAGCGCAAACTATGTGGCAAAGAAGCTGGCCGACGCCTTCCCGCTCTTATACACCGGCAAGAACGGCCTCATCGCCCACGAAGCCATCATTGACATTCGCCCGCTTCAGAATGAGGCCGGGGTTGGTAATGATGATGTTGCAAAGAGACTGATTGATTACGGCTTCCACGCACCAACCATGAGCTTCCCAGTTTCTGGAACCCTAATGATTGAGCCAACCGAGTCCGAACCGAAGCAGGAGATTGATCGTTTTATCGATGCCATGCTCGCGATTAGGGCCGAGGCTCAAAAGGTCCAGGATGGCGATTGGCCAAAGGACAACAACCCCTTGGTAAATGCCCCACACACCGCTAGTCAAATGGCTGGTGAATGGGATCACCCATACACAAGACAAGAGGCTGTTTACCCTGCAGGTGCCGAACCCAAGGGCAAGTATTGGCCGCCGGTCCGAAGAATTGATGGGGCATTCGGGGATAGAAACCTCACCTGCACCTGCCCACCGATTGAGAGCTTCATAACCACTCCCAGCCGTATCTCTAGTAGCTAA
- the gcvT gene encoding glycine cleavage system aminomethyltransferase GcvT: protein MLTTPLYAKHQSLGASFTDFGGWSMPIRYGSDLDEHHAVRNSAGLFDISHMGELRVIGDAASFLDYALTGKLSELKNGKAKYTFITDGQGNVIDDLIVYRMADEDFLIVANASNRHAVLLALMDRAENFDVDIRDESEDWALLAIQGPKAAYILQALTATDLSAIKYYSIDKAKLANHEVLLARTGYTGEDGFEVFIKSEAAEALWDLLMSQGGQELCACGLACRDTLRLEAGMPLYGHELNIETNPYQAGLGRAVRLDKEDFLGRGALFIASTQTPKTKLYGLKGQGKRAARADYQLYLPEGTEPIGIVTSGALSPTLGYPIAMAFLDGQLNLEIGSKIEADVRGTRVGYEVVELPFYKRGK, encoded by the coding sequence ATGCTAACTACACCGCTATATGCAAAGCACCAATCCCTTGGAGCAAGCTTCACCGATTTCGGTGGCTGGAGTATGCCAATCCGATACGGATCTGACCTGGATGAGCACCACGCGGTGCGAAACTCGGCAGGTCTTTTTGACATCAGCCACATGGGCGAACTCCGTGTAATAGGCGATGCCGCAAGCTTTCTCGATTACGCACTCACGGGGAAGCTCTCCGAACTAAAAAATGGCAAAGCTAAATACACCTTTATTACCGATGGTCAAGGCAATGTGATCGACGATCTAATCGTTTATCGAATGGCCGATGAGGATTTCCTCATAGTCGCAAATGCCTCAAACCGGCATGCGGTGCTTTTGGCGCTGATGGATCGCGCCGAGAATTTTGATGTCGATATTAGAGACGAATCTGAGGACTGGGCGCTGCTAGCGATACAGGGTCCAAAGGCGGCATATATTTTGCAAGCACTCACCGCCACAGATCTAAGCGCCATCAAGTACTACTCGATCGATAAGGCCAAACTCGCAAACCACGAAGTGCTTTTGGCCCGAACCGGATACACCGGCGAGGACGGCTTTGAGGTCTTTATAAAAAGCGAGGCGGCAGAAGCGCTTTGGGATCTACTAATGAGTCAAGGTGGGCAAGAGTTATGTGCTTGCGGGCTGGCCTGCAGAGACACGCTGCGCCTCGAAGCAGGTATGCCGCTTTATGGTCACGAGCTCAACATTGAGACCAACCCCTACCAAGCCGGATTGGGCAGGGCTGTGCGGTTGGATAAAGAAGACTTCCTAGGTCGGGGGGCACTGTTTATTGCATCCACTCAAACCCCCAAAACCAAGCTTTATGGCCTCAAGGGTCAGGGTAAAAGAGCAGCTCGGGCCGATTACCAGTTATACCTTCCCGAGGGCACTGAACCGATTGGAATTGTTACCTCGGGGGCCCTGTCACCCACTCTTGGATATCCAATTGCTATGGCTTTTCTAGATGGGCAATTAAATCTTGAAATTGGTAGCAAAATAGAGGCAGATGTGCGCGGCACACGGGTGGGCTACGAAGTTGTTGAGCTACCTTTTTATAAGCGCGGAAAGTAG